A single region of the Polyodon spathula isolate WHYD16114869_AA chromosome 12, ASM1765450v1, whole genome shotgun sequence genome encodes:
- the LOC121323969 gene encoding uncharacterized protein LOC121323969 isoform X2, whose product MDLSTEQALALLLILNSAHLTAADCSTQGHDDVTGSAGGRTVLPCYYTLITGQYVKVNWYAYRDRGNADLLIDSKTPSAHIPVQWSGRVKLSDEVSTGNASLLISGLRLEDARDYTCSVWVNQECITYQNVRLTIQGPPKTDSPTAQSTPEAFQSSIPAILAAVLVSAAIGIIANANSNNQNARDQNVSTDMVTYAIIDHTRQPGGAPDWSRFSAVGKTEYATVLIH is encoded by the exons ATGGATCTGAGCACTGAGCAAGCTCTAGCACTGCTACTGATCCTGAACAGTGCTCACCTCACAGCAG CAGATTGTTCTACACAAGGTCATGACGATGTCACTGGCTCAGCTGGGGGAAGAACTGTGCTGCCCTGTTATTACACCCTCATCACTGGGCAGTATGTAAAAGTCAATTGGTATGCATATCGCGATCGGGGGAATGCAGATCTATTAATCGACTCAAAGACCCCCTCAGCACACATCCCTGTGCAGTGGAGTGGCCGAGTGAAGCTGTCTGATGAAGTCTCCACTGGAAACGCCTCTCTGCTAATCTCTGGGCTCAGACTGGAGGATGCTCGGGATTACACATGTTCAGTGTGGGTCAATCAGGAATGCATCACTTACCAGAATGTTAGACTGACAATTCAAG GACCTCCAAAGACAGATTCACCCACTGCACAATCAACCCCTGAAGCTTTCCAGTCCAGTATTCCCGCTATCCTTGCCGCAGTACTCGTCTCTGCTGCCATTGGCATCATAG CGAATGCTAATTCGAATAACCAGAATGCTAGAGATCAGAATGTG agcacagacatGGTCACCTACGCTATAATCGATCACACGAGACAGCCAGGAGGAGCCCCAGACTGGTCAAGGTTCAGTGCTGTGGGAAAAACGGAGTACGCCACTGTCCTGATCCACTGA
- the LOC121323969 gene encoding uncharacterized protein LOC121323969 isoform X1 yields the protein MDLSTEQALALLLILNSAHLTAADCSTQGHDDVTGSAGGRTVLPCYYTLITGQYVKVNWYAYRDRGNADLLIDSKTPSAHIPVQWSGRVKLSDEVSTGNASLLISGLRLEDARDYTCSVWVNQECITYQNVRLTIQGPPKTDSPTAQSTPEAFQSSIPAILAAVLVSAAIGIIGAAIFVILKYKRRAANANSNNQNARDQNVSTDMVTYAIIDHTRQPGGAPDWSRFSAVGKTEYATVLIH from the exons ATGGATCTGAGCACTGAGCAAGCTCTAGCACTGCTACTGATCCTGAACAGTGCTCACCTCACAGCAG CAGATTGTTCTACACAAGGTCATGACGATGTCACTGGCTCAGCTGGGGGAAGAACTGTGCTGCCCTGTTATTACACCCTCATCACTGGGCAGTATGTAAAAGTCAATTGGTATGCATATCGCGATCGGGGGAATGCAGATCTATTAATCGACTCAAAGACCCCCTCAGCACACATCCCTGTGCAGTGGAGTGGCCGAGTGAAGCTGTCTGATGAAGTCTCCACTGGAAACGCCTCTCTGCTAATCTCTGGGCTCAGACTGGAGGATGCTCGGGATTACACATGTTCAGTGTGGGTCAATCAGGAATGCATCACTTACCAGAATGTTAGACTGACAATTCAAG GACCTCCAAAGACAGATTCACCCACTGCACAATCAACCCCTGAAGCTTTCCAGTCCAGTATTCCCGCTATCCTTGCCGCAGTACTCGTCTCTGCTGCCATTGGCATCATAGGTGCTGCAATCTTTGTCATTTTAAAGTACAAAAGAAGAGCAG CGAATGCTAATTCGAATAACCAGAATGCTAGAGATCAGAATGTG agcacagacatGGTCACCTACGCTATAATCGATCACACGAGACAGCCAGGAGGAGCCCCAGACTGGTCAAGGTTCAGTGCTGTGGGAAAAACGGAGTACGCCACTGTCCTGATCCACTGA
- the LOC121324847 gene encoding frizzled-2 translates to MTLQRSLLGFACVTLLLHCIPVSAQFGDRGVSVPDHGFCQPISIPLCTDIAYNQTIMPNLVGHTNQEDAGLEVHQFYPLVKVQCSPELKFFLCSMYAPVCTVLEQAIPPCRSICERAKQGCEALMNKFGFQWPERLRCENFPVHGAEQICVGQNQSEGSGASTPPAPPNRNPAVITAGTPIHKFATPDHPFHCPIVLQVPPYLNYRFMGEKDCAAPCEPSKSNGYMFFSEEEIKFARIWILIWSSLCCASTLFTVTTYLVDMQRFRYPERPIIFLSGCYTMVSIAYIAGFILDDKVVCNERFSASSFKTVVQGTKREGCTILFMMLYFFSMASSIWWVILSLTWFLAAGMKWGHEAIESNSQYFHLAAWAVPAVKTITILALGQIDGDMLSGVCFVGLNTVDPLRGFVLAPLFVYLFIGTSFLLAGFVSLFRIRTIMKHDGTKTEKLERLMVRIGVFSVLYTVPATIVIACYFYEQAFRDHWEKSWISQNCKSLAIPCPSQYTPRMSPDFTVYMIKYLMTLIVGITSGFWIWSGKTLQSWRKFYTRLTNSKQGETMV, encoded by the coding sequence ATGACTTTGCAAAGAAGTCTGTTGGGATTCGCTTGTGTGACGCTGCTCCTGCACTGTATTCCTGTCTCCGCGCAGTTCGGTGACAGAGGAGTGTCGGTCCCGGATCACGGTTTTTGCCAGCCAATTTCCATACCGTTATGTACGGATATCGCTTACAATCAGACCATCATGCCGAACCTGGTCGGACACACCAACCAAGAGGACGCCGGCTTGGAAGTGCACCAGTTTTATCCGCTCGTCAAAGTGCAGTGCTCGCCTGAGCTCAAGTTTTTTCTTTGCTCCATGTATGCCCCGGTTTGCACGGTGCTGGAGCAGGCAATCCCCCCGTGCAGATCGATCTGCGAGCGGGCCAAACAAGGATGCGAGGCCCTGATGAACAAATTCGGCTTCCAGTGGCCCGAAAGACTGCGGTGCGAGAATTTCCCTGTTCACGGAGCGGAGCAGATCTGCGTGGGGCAGAATCAATCTGAGGGCAGCGGGGCCAGTACTCCCCCAGCCCCGCCCAATCGCAACCCCGCAGTGATCACCGCCGGGACACCGATACACAAATTCGCCACTCCGGATCACCCTTTCCACTGCCCCATTGTGTTACAGGTACCCCCCTACTTAAACTACAGGTTTATGGGGGAGAAGGACTGCGCGGCGCCCTGCGAGCCATCCAAAAGTAACGGTTACATGTTTTTCAGCGAGGAAGAAATCAAGTTCGCCCGCATTTGGATTCTCATCTGGTCCTCCCTGTGTTGCGCGTCCACTTTATTTACCGTGACAACTTACCTGGTCGACATGCAGAGGTTCCGATATCCAGAGAGGCCAATTATCTTCCTGTCGGGCTGCTACACTATGGTTTCTATTGCCTACATCGCCGGGTTCATCCTGGATGACAAGGTTGTGTGTAATGAGCGATTTTCAGCGAGCAGCTTTAAAACAGTGGTTCAGGGCACGAAAAGGGAGGGCTGCACCATTCTCTTCATGATGCTGTACTTTTTCAGCATGGCCAGCTCCATTTGGTGGGTCATTCTTTCGCTCACCTGGTTCTTGGCCGCAGGGATGAAATGGGGTCACGAAGCGATTGAATCCAACTCTCAATACTTCCATCTAGCGGCCTGGGCTGTACCAGCTGTCAAGACTATCACCATCCTCGCCCTGGGCCAAATAGACGGAGACATGCTGAGCGGCGTGTGCTTCGTGGGTCTCAACACCGTCGACCCGCTGCGGGGATTCGTCCTGGCGCCGCTTTTTGTCTACTTGTTCATCGGGACCTCGTTCCTGCTGGCTGGGTTTGTCTCCCTGTTCCGAATCCGGACGATCATGAAGCACGACGGTACCAAGACCGAGAAGCTGGAAAGGCTAATGGTGCGAATCGGGGTGTTCAGCGTCCTGTACACCGTGCCGGCCACCATCGTCATCGCCTGTTACTTCTACGAGCAGGCTTTCCGAGACCACTGGGAGAAAAGCTGGATCAGCCAAAACTGCAAGAGCCTGGCCATCCCGTGCCCGAGTCAGTACACCCCAAGGATGAGCCCGGATTTCACCGTGTATATGATTAAATACCTGATGACTCTGATTGTGGGTATCACCTCTGGGTTTTGGATCTGGTCCGGGAAGACCTTGCAGTCGTGGCGCAAGTTTTACACCAGACTAACCAACAGCAAACAAGGCGAGACAATGGTTTAA